Part of the Triticum aestivum cultivar Chinese Spring chromosome 4D, IWGSC CS RefSeq v2.1, whole genome shotgun sequence genome is shown below.
ATCTCAGTGGCGCGAGGGTGCGTATGTGGTGGGTTCTGACCCAAGGGAGCGTAGTCGATGCGCGCAATTGAGATGCCGAGGGTGTTGAGTCCAGCAATCTGCATGACGTTGATCAAAGTGACGTTGGATCCAACCTTGTTGGTCACCCTAGGCTTGTCGAGGTTGGCTGCCTTGAAGAAGTCGTCTGCGTTAACTTCCATTGGGTTCTTGCAAACAAACCCATTGACACTCACTGGTGCATCGAGGAGATGTAACATGTAAACTCATATATTACCAAGCTGTTTCGACTTGAATATAATTTCCAGAAATTCGTTTGGTGAAAACATGATGAGAAACCGGATAATACCTGGTGAATGCATGTCGGCGACACAAAAGTCCTGGAGTGGGCCAGGATCGGAGGCAATGGCCTGCCATGAGACCAAGGCAAGAAGAGCAGCAAGGAGAAGGATGGAAGAGGAGGTTGCCATTTGAGTTTAGTATTGTTGGCTCTTCTTTTCTCTTGTGTTCCTGTTTGTGTTTGTGGCCTGAGTGATGCTTTGAACATGCAGGGTGTGTATGTGTTTATATAGGCGCACTGAGCGGGAGCAATAGACATAGTCAGGTGGAACCGACCAACAGATTGAAATGGTCTCTGGCTGCTGATTAAACTATTTTGCATAAACTTTACATGCTCCTCTTTACACGTTTTCCCTTCAATGATGCAATGCAGCGTATACAATTACAATTAGATAAAGCAACTCTATGTGATGTACGACTGAGTAGTAACTATGGCTGTTTCTTCATCTCACCCGAGTCTCCACAATGCATGCATGGCTAATTCCAGGAAAGTTCACCACCCGTCACCATTATTAATTAAGGAAAAGATTTACAAACAAGAAACATCCGGCAAGAGGAAAAATGAATTCCACTAGTTTAATTAGATATCTAAGTATCCTGCGTTTCTATCATACTATCATATACCAGGTCATACTCTGAACTGGTGCACACGAAATCAGTCAAAGAGCAGTTGAGAGAAGCCAAGTCATGCAAGGCAATCAATCGTTTTCTGGCTCGAGGCCGACATGCATAGATAAAGTCACCTACTAATGCGTGGGCTTCATGGGTGCATGACTTCTAAAGACATATAGAGTGACTACTACTCCTGTTTTTTCCGCAAGTTGGTATAGAATGCGTAAAATCAAGCTTTTCAAACTATAAAATTGTATATTTTCCAACAGATTTTTCATGAAATCCACATAATAATGCACCCGTTATCATCACGTCAATCAGATATTTACTTTGTCAACTTTCTCTCGCGGTGGTTGAGTATTTGCAGGAAGAAGCAACGTCATTAGTGGACGTGCCTATCTAGCCTATGACCATGGAGCTGAGCAGGAACATTTCGTATCATCTTAGCAAGAGTAGTTTGTTTCCTCTTGCTACGAGTTTTATCATCACCACTTCGGTGCATATATGAATCTAACAATTTGACTCGACAAAGGAAGGACGTCATAATCCAGCNNNNNNNNNNNNNNNNNNNNNNNNNNNNNNNNNNNNNNNNNNNNNNNNNNNNNNNNNNNNNNNNNNNNNNNNNNNNNNNNNNNNNNNNNNNNNNNNNNNNNNNNNNNNNNNNNNNNNNNNNNNNNNNNNNNNNNNNNNNNNNNNNNNNNNNNNNNNNNNNNNNNNNNNNNNNNNNNNNNNNNNNNNNNNNNNNNNNNNNNNNNNNNNNNNNNNNNNNNNNNNNNNNNNNNNNNNNNNNNNNNNNNNNNNNNNNNNNNNNNNNNNNNNNNNNNNNNNNNNNNNNNNNNNNNNNNNNNNNNNNNNNNNNNNNNNNNNNNNNNNNNNNNNNNNNNNNNNNNNNNNNNNNNNNNNNNNNNNNNNNNNNNNNNNNNNNNNNNNNNNNNNNNNNNNNNNNNNNNNNACTCGGCCGGCAGCGCGCATCTCCTTCCCCTCGCCTCCTCCCCACCTTCCCCCACCCTCGCTGCCGGCCGGGGCCGCCGGGGCAAAGCCCCCTCGCGGTGGGTGGCCGGCAGCGGGGCCATGTTCTTCGCGCCCCGGGAGGGCCGGTGCGGGGCGGTCTCGCCAGGCGTCGGAGTCGGGCGGGCGCGGGGATAGGCGGCTCAGCGGCGGCGGCTCACGGCAGCGGCGTCCTCATCGGGACGGTGA
Proteins encoded:
- the LOC123100702 gene encoding germin-like protein 8-5 translates to MATSSSILLLAALLALVSWQAIASDPGPLQDFCVADMHSPVSVNGFVCKNPMEVNADDFFKAANLDKPRVTNKVGSNVTLINVMQIAGLNTLGISIARIDYAPLGQNPPHTHPRATEILTVLEGTLYVGFVTSNQPAPNRNKLLSKVLNKGDVFVFPVGLIHFQFNPNPHQPAVAIAALSSQNPGAITIANAVFGSDPPISDDVLAKAFQVEKNTIDYLQAQFWENNHN